ATTACAGCATACAATACAAAGACCAAGAATATCTTGTAGTTCTCATGGCCAACACAGTTATTAATCCAAATACAATGATGGTCCTGCACAAGGTAGTGAGTACGGGAAGTGGACAGCAAAAATAGAATATCATCATAGAATTAGTACTAGCGGGCACCATTTTTAGAACACATCTCTTGCACACACGGCAATGGTGTGCACGCGGAGGCTTATAATGGCCACATTTTTGGCAATATCTCAAATCACCACCCTGCAAAAACACTACAGATTCAATATTTTGAGTTAACACCAATGTGTACTACAAAGTAAATTGGTAGACAGAATTTCCCGACTTACTGAAAGATAATGCTACCGGCCCATTCCTATTTACCCATTTTTTGAACAAGGCAACATAAAGCTGTACTACCAGTTGGGCATATTATATTTATAGGTAGTTAAACTATATTAACTTGCTGATACTGAATTTTTATATAACACGACAAACAACTTGCTTAAGCCAATTTAGTGTTTAATCTCTTCAAGGCGAAGCATAGTCAGAAATCTTGTGTTGACTACATAACACATCAAAATTCCAGTCGTTATGCTTGAATGATCATAGGCTCAAAACAGCGGAAAACAGAAACTAGAAGATAACATGGTAACATGCCGAGCCATCCTCAGTTCCTCACGCAGAGAGTTATTTATTTATCTCCATTCAAAATTGCACCCACTTCGGGAAATGCAAGATAATAAAGTTCAAAACCGGAAACTTTGCAATGTACTCACTAGAATAAGCTTAGGAACGCCAACTGCTAATTCACTGGCACTTTGGTTCGCTTATAGCTTGGGCTTGTTTGGCTTACGGGAATTACGTGGAGAGCACGTTCGGTAGAACGTCAACACGTGACGCAATGCTGCGCTGTCTTATCTGGTGCTGCGGAAGCTCCCGTGACAACACGATGGTAACGCGGGTGATGTGGCTGTGCATGCGGCCATCACGCTACTGGGCGTCGCGCTGTATTGGTCTCCTACTCTCCTCTGTTTAATGATTATGGATAACGCTCTGAAGCTTACAATATAGTCTTTTTGCTCATGATTCCAAGCCCGTTGAAAATTGAAAACCTTATCTACAGAAACCTTCAAGCTTCAGAGAAGGCCCCATTCGGTGGAAGGTACCAGGATCCAACACGCAGATTTAGGATCTATAATTACTCCATATTGTATCATCAACACAGTCCCTTCTCTAACGGTCACAACTTTGAGCTGAAAAGATCGAAATGGAAAATTTGATCCAATTCTACGAGCCAAATTGCCATTAacctgcctttgcaatatatgcgGGCACGGTAGAACGTCTGAACACGTGACGCAATGCTGCGCCATCTGATTTGGTGTTCTGGCTGCTCTCGTGATGTGTAACGTGGGCAATGTGGCTGTGCATGCGGCCATCACCCTATTGGGCGTCGCCGCGCATGATTCCAAGCCCATTGAAAATTGAAAACCTTATCCACAGAAGCCTTCAAGCTTCAGAGAAGACCCCGATTCGGTGGAAGGTACCAGGATCCAACAGCCGGATTTAGGATCTAAAATTACTCCATATTCTATCATCAACACCCCTTGGTCGCAGTTTTGAGCTGAAATTGACGAATTGGAATGTTTCTGACTCTAAATGATCCAATTGTACAAGCTAAATTGACTTTAAACCGTTCTATACGCAGGACCGGACGTCAGTGAAAAGAGAGGACCATTCGGGTGCACAGATCCGAGAGCGAGGGGCATAATAAGGGTGGCATCGGGCACGCACCTTGCGCTTGACCTCGTGGACGGGGATCTCGGCGTCCTCGACGTCGGGGAGGTAGGCGGGCGGCACCCTGCCGGGGTcccgggaggcggcggcggcgtaggtggcGAGGCAGGCGGCAGCGAGGGCCGTGAAGGCGGCGGCGTTGGCGACCCCTGCTGCCGTGGCGAGGCCGAGCcagccggcgacggcgaggaagACGGTGGTGTAGTAGACGTAGCCGATCGCCGCGAGCACGGAGAAGATGGGCAGCGTGAGGTACCCCGGCCGCCCCATCGGCGCGCGCGGGGAGCCGCCTGCTGCGCGCGCGCGCCTGCGCCTGCCTAGGGTTCCGGCCGGAGGAGGCGGGGGGAGGTGCCGCGCATCCTGGGGAGGAAGGAAGAAGGGGGGAGCGGACGGACGGAGGGAGGTAGGCGGAGTCCCGCGTGGCGTGCGGGtcgggccggcccgtttaagGGAGGGAGGGAGGTTCGTTGATTATTCCGCGGGAAagaagcggcggcggcgatcaGAGGTGCGGCGGCGATGGCGAGCAGAGCGTTGGCAGCGTGGATCTGCTACCGCGGCCAGTTTGGTAGTATTGGCGTGACGGACGTGGTGCAGAAAGTGGCAAATTAATGGTGGTGCGCACCGCAGAATTTGCGTGCTTGTTTTGGAGTTTTCATTTCATCATCATTTATTGGTGTGTTTCGGTGCTGCTGCTTTGTGGGATTATTAGTTATCGTGCGTCCCGATCGATTGTCgggcaaaagaaaaagaaaaacaatgtGGAGTGGGATATACgtagagaaaaagaaaaacaatgtGGAGTGGGATATACGTAGACTGTGTCGGCTTTGCGTGAGGGCAAAACTATTTTTTTTAATATTAATATAGGCAGTTAGCTCAATCCATCCCAGTGTACACAGTGGCTTGTTTAGACATCACCAAATCACTGTATAATGATCTAACCTCAATGATAAGGCACTATTGGTGGAGCCAAATGGATAAACAAAATAATATGCATTGGGTTTCCTGAGATAAGTTGTCGAAGCCGAAGAAGGATGGAGGACTGGGATTCACAGATCTCTACTCGTTTAACCTAGCTATGCTAGCTACGCAAGCGTGGAGAATTATTCAGAACCCTTCATCTTTATGCGCCACAGTTTTGGTAGCAAGATATTACCCAGACAAATCTCCCTTTGAAGTTACTCCAGGTAATGGCATATCTTATGCATGAAAAGTATACTCAAAGGAGTTCAACTTTTAGAAGGCATTATTTGGAGAGTTGGCGATCGGAAAGATATTAAGGTTTGGACGGATCCCTAGATCCCACGTGGGGGGACAAGAAGAGTTATATCTCAAAAGGGGAATACTACTATAACTCAAGTGACCAAACTAATAGACACAATTACTAATTCATGGGATGTAGGTCTGGTCAAACAAACCTTCCTCCCCGAAGATCCAGACATCATCTTGCAGATCCCCATCCACGAACACAAGGAGGATTTCATTGCCTGACATTTTGGTAAAAAAAAAGGTATATTTTATGTGAAATCCGCCTAAAAAGTAGCAGTCGACTCAAGAGATCCGGAATCACGAGCATGGCTAACTTCTTCTAGTGCAGATGGAGAAAATGGCAATTTCAATTGAAAAAATGAGTTGGTCGCTGCCTCTTCCTAGCAAAGTTCTCCATTTTTTGTGGCTGGTGACAACTTACACCCTGCCTCTACGCATGAAACTCCACCACCGAGGTATAAAACTCGACACCCGTTGCCCTTTATGCTTTAGATTTAACGAAGACGGGGGTCACTGTTTCCTCAAGTGTAAGAAAGTAAAGGGTGTTTGGAGACAAGTTAAACTTGAACATATCATGACTCGGCTAATAAAATGTCCTAACCCTTACACTTTTATGGATGAAGTCTTCAATCTAGATGAGGACGAAAAAATAAAGACATGTCTTTTGCTCTAGTTATGGTGGCATAATAGAAACAAGACTAACGCGGGAGATACAACTAAGTCGAATGATGAAATCTCTTTCTCGGTTAAACATCAACTTGCCAATGTTATGAATAATGTGCAGATAAATAAAGGCGCAAGGCAACCAAGTGCTACCTGATGGGCTGAAGATAAACACGGATGGTGCTTTCCAGGCTGAGAATCATACTGGGGGATGGGGCTTTACTATAAGAAATGAACATGGAATGTTGATGGCCGCTGGAGCAGGACAGTTAGAACATGTTTCGGACGCACTACATTCAGAAAGCCTAGCAATGTTGCATGATGTCAATGCAGTTTTTCAATTAAGATGCAATCGTATTATGGTGGAGACAGATTCTATAGTATTGAAGCAAGCCGTAACCACATATGCATATGATCTGTCCTAGCTGGGTGCCCTCTTTAGCGACATCAAGTTTAAGCTTAGGGTGGGGGGTTTTTTTTATGTAAGTGTTAGTCATTATCAACGTTTGTGTAATCAAGCTGCGGACACTTTAGCTGTGCATGGCACAGTCATGTATGCTGGGTCGTGTGACGTTTGGCTTGGCCAATTCCCAAACTTTATAAAAAACTGTGTACCTGGCGATTTGTCCAGCAATGTTAATTAACGGAATGCACCTGTGTTCCTTTCAAACAAACCTATTTTTTGAGGGGCGAAACTACCTTAAATTACAGTACGTACAACTAAAATTAGAGTACCTACATCATTTGCTATTTGAGCATAAGATTTCACAATTGGAGGACTGGGTAGATGCTTAGTGGTTGTGGTAGCACGGCTCACCCAATAAGCAGAGTTTAAATTCTATCAGGAGCGAATTTCTGAAATTCTCACCAAAAAGTTTTCTTTTATAGAAATATACAATTAAGGGGTAGTTTTGGTTGGTCTCATTTTAAGATTCATAATTGGGTGGCATAGAACAATGTTGACATGTATGAGTTGATTGATTCCATCCGTTCCTAAGAAACAAGATACGTGTAT
This Lolium perenne isolate Kyuss_39 chromosome 1, Kyuss_2.0, whole genome shotgun sequence DNA region includes the following protein-coding sequences:
- the LOC127321929 gene encoding probable protein S-acyltransferase 16 — translated: MGRPGYLTLPIFSVLAAIGYVYYTTVFLAVAGWLGLATAAGVANAAAFTALAAACLATYAAAASRDPGRVPPAYLPDVEDAEIPVHEVKRKGGDLRYCQKCGHYKPPRAHHCRVCKRCVLKMDHHCIWINNCVGHENYKIFLVFVLYAVIACFYSMILIAGSLLYSAPKAEQLGSDSSKTSIIICGVILCPLSLALTVLLGWHIYLILQNKTTIEYHEGVRAMWLAEKGGDLYHHPYDLGVYENLISVLGRSIFCWLCPVSTNTGNGLRFRASYDVPLSTPPCDLQKIALHSH